From Penaeus monodon isolate SGIC_2016 chromosome 6, NSTDA_Pmon_1, whole genome shotgun sequence, the proteins below share one genomic window:
- the LOC119574633 gene encoding probable caffeoyl-CoA O-methyltransferase 2 encodes MSSLKSYHNPDPLVQYCVNHSLRLTDAQKRLNDVTLQHRRAAMLGAPEVLQLNANIMQAIGAKKVLDIGVFTGASSLSAALALPPNGKVYALDISEEFANIGKPFWEEAGVINKISLHIAPAAETLQKFIDGGEAGTFDYAFIDADKGNYELYYELCLTLLRSGGVIAFDNTLWDGAVIDPTDQTPGTVAIRKINEKLRDDQRINISFLKIGDGVTLCFKK; translated from the exons ATGTCTTCTCTGAAAAGTTACCATAATCCCGATCCTTTGGTGCAGTATTGTGTAAATCATTCATTGAG ATTAACCGACGCGCAAAAACGACTGAATGATGTAACTCTGCAGCACCGTAGAGCGGCGATGTTGGGGGCACCTGAGGTTCTGCAGCTCAATGCCAACATAATGCAGGCTATCGGGGCAAAGAAA GTACTAGACATTGGGGTGTTCACAGGCGCCAGTTCACTCTCTGCTGCTCTGGCACTGCCTCCGAATGGCAAGGTCTACGCCCTTGACATAAGTGAAGAGTTTGCCAACATAG GCAAACCGTTCTGGGAGGAAGCTGGAGTTATCAACAAGATCAGTCTGCACATCGCTCCAGCTGCTGAGACTCTCCAGAAGTTCATTGACGGCGGAGAAGCTGGCACCTTCGACTATGCTTTCATTGATGCCGACAAAGGGAATTATGAGCTGTACTATGAACTTTGCCTCACTCTCTTGCGCTCTGGTGGAGTCATCGCCTTCGACAACACACTTTGGGATGGAGCTGTGATTGACCCCACTGATCAAACCCCTGGCACAGTGGCTATTAGGAAAATTAACGAAAAACTGAGAGATGACCAGAGAATCAATATTTCCTTCCTGAAAATTGGTGACGGCGTGActctatgttttaaaaaatga